In one Pseudomonas purpurea genomic region, the following are encoded:
- a CDS encoding LysR family transcriptional regulator, with the protein MDRLQAMRVFITVVDLGSQSAAADHLDLSRPVVSRYLAELEDWVGARLMHRTTRKLSLTAAGTEILPRCRQMLDLSSDMQAAVSEPDDAPRGLLRISVSTSFGQAQLADAVAAYVKRYPGVSIDLQMLDRTVNLVDERIDLAIRTSNDLDPNLIARRLTVCRSVICASPAYLREHPTPQRAEDLSRHNCLTHSYFGKSLWHFEQDGEQVSVPVQGNISANEASTLLRAAMAGAGVAMLPTYQAGVHIHSGELVRLLPGTEPRQMNMYAVYASRKHMPAALRSMLDFLVLRFPEEPAWDAGL; encoded by the coding sequence GGTGGTGTCGCGGTATCTGGCGGAACTGGAAGATTGGGTCGGCGCGCGGTTGATGCACCGCACCACCCGCAAACTGAGCCTCACCGCGGCGGGCACCGAGATCCTGCCGCGGTGCCGGCAGATGCTCGACTTGTCCAGCGACATGCAGGCCGCCGTCAGCGAGCCGGACGATGCGCCGCGTGGCCTGTTGCGTATCAGCGTCAGCACCTCGTTCGGTCAGGCGCAACTGGCCGATGCCGTGGCCGCGTACGTCAAGCGCTACCCCGGCGTCAGCATCGACCTGCAAATGCTCGACCGCACGGTGAACCTGGTGGATGAGCGCATCGACCTCGCGATCCGCACCAGCAACGACCTGGACCCGAACCTGATCGCCCGGCGGCTGACGGTCTGCCGCTCGGTGATCTGCGCCTCCCCCGCCTACCTGCGTGAACACCCGACACCGCAGCGGGCCGAGGACCTGAGCCGGCACAACTGCCTGACTCACTCCTACTTCGGCAAAAGCCTGTGGCATTTCGAGCAGGACGGCGAGCAGGTTTCGGTGCCGGTACAGGGCAACATCAGCGCCAACGAAGCCAGCACCCTGCTGCGCGCCGCCATGGCCGGCGCCGGTGTGGCGATGCTGCCCACTTATCAAGCCGGGGTGCACATTCACAGCGGCGAACTGGTCCGCTTGCTGCCGGGCACCGAGCCCCGGCAGATGAACATGTATGCCGTTTATGCGTCACGCAAACACATGCCGGCGGCGCTGCGCAGCATGCTGGATTTCCTGGTGCTGAGGTTTCCCGAAGAGCCGGCATGGGACGCCGGCCTTTGA